The window GCGACCCCGCCCGCATCAACCCGCTGGTCCCCGCCGAGTTGGTGATCGACCATTCGATCTCGGTCGACGTGGCGGGCGTGGCCGACGCCGTGGTGCGCAACGTGGAACTGGAGTTCGGCCGCAACGTGGAGCGCTACCGGTTCCTGAAGTGGGGCCAGCAGGCCTTCGACGGGTTGCTGGTGGTGCCGCCCAACACCGGCATCTGCCACCAGGTCAACCTCGAGTACCTCGCTCGGGTGGTGTTCGTCGACGATGCCGGCCGTGCCTATCCCGACACCCTGGTGGGCACCGACTCGCACACCACCATGATCAACGGGCTCGGCGTGCTCGGGTGGGGCGTCGGTGGCATCGAGGCCGAAGCGGCCATGCTCGGCCAAGCGGTGTCGATGCTCACGCCCAAGGTCGTCGGCTTCCGCCTCCACGGCGAACTGCGGGAAGGCGCCACCGCCACCGACTTGGTGCTCACCGTCACCGAGTTGCTGCGCCGCCACGGCGTGGTCGGCAAGTTCGTTGAGTTCTACGGCCCCGGCGTGGGTGCGGTGCCCGTCGAGAACCGGGCCACCATCGGCAACATGTCGCCGGAGTACGGCTCGACGTGCGCCATCTTCCCCATCGACGACGAGACCCTGCGTTACCTCCGTTTCACCGGCCGCGACGAACAGCGCGTGGCCTTGGTGGAGGCGTACGCCAAGGAGCAGGGGCTGTGGCACGAGCCCGACCGCGAGCCCCGGTACTCCGAGCACATCGAGCTCGACCTCGGCACCGTGGTGCCCAGCATCGCCGGGCCCAGCCGGCCGCAGGACCGGGTGGCGCTCGACGAGGCGAAGGCCCGCTTCCGCGAAGCGCTGGGCGCCTTCCTCGGCGTCGAAGCCGACACGCCCGAGCACGCGTCGGCCCTGTCGTTCCCGGCCAGTGACCCGCCCGCGGCGATGGGCGGCGTCACCGGGACGGGCGAACCCGACAACGGCGAGCCGCCGCACGGCAACGGCGTGGTACCCGACGACGGCCACGAGGTGACGTTGGCCGACGGCACCACCTACCGCATCGACCACGGCAAGGTGGTGATCGCCGCCATCACCAGTTGCACCAACACCTCGAACCCCTACGTGATGGTGGCCGCGGGCCTGTTGGCCAAGAAGGCCGTCGAGCGCGGCATCGACCGCAAGCCGTGGGTGAAGGCGTCGCTCGCCCCGGGAAGCCGGGTGGTGACCGACTACTTCGAGCGGGCCGGGCTCACGCCGTACCTCGACAAGCTCGGCTTCAACCTCGTCGGCTACGGCTGCACCACCTGCATCGGCAACTCAGGGCCGTTGGCCCCTGAGCTGTCGCAGGCCATCGCCGACGCCGACCTGTCGGTGGCTGCGGTGCTGTCGGGCAACCGCAACTTCGAAGGGCGCATCAACCCCGACGTGCGCATGAACTACCTGGCGTCGCCGCCGTTGGTCGTCGCCTATGCGCTGGCAGGGACGATGGACTGGGACCCGTACGCCGAGGCGTTCCCCGGCACCGACGTGTTCCTGCGCGACGTGTGGCCCACGTCGGCCGAAGTGGAAGAGGTGGTGCGCGCCGCCGTCGACACCGAGATGTACCGGCAGCGTTATGCCACCGTGCTCGAAGGCGACGAGCGGTGGCGGTCGCTCGACGTCGCCACCGGCGAGCGCTTCGAGTGGGACCCCGAGTCCACCTATGTGCGGCTGCCGCCGTACTTCGACGACATGCCGGTGGAGCCGGTGGCGCCCGGCGACATCGACGGGGCCCGGGTACTGGCGTTGCTGGGCGACAGCATCACCACCGACCACATCTCGCCCGCTGGGTCCATCCGTCGCGACGGGCCTGCCGCAGCGTGGCTGCAGGCACACGGCGTGCCGGTCGAGGAGTTCAACTCGTTCGGTTCGCGGCGGGGCAACCACGAGGTGATGCTGCGGGGCACGTTCGGCAACATCCGGTTGCGCAACCGATTGGCGCCCGGCACCGAGGGCGGCGTCACCCGCCACCTGCCCAGCGGCGAGCAGTTGTCGATCTACGACGCGGCCGAGCGCTACCGGGCCGAGGGCGTGCCGCTGGTGGTGGTGGCGGGCACCGAGTACGGCTCGGGTTCGTCACGCGACTGGGCGGCCAAGGGCACGGCGCTGCTCGGCGTGCGCGCCGTGTTGGCCCGGTCGTTCGAACGCATCCACCGGTCGAACCTGGTGGGCATGGGCGTGCTGCCGCTGGAACTACCGGCCGACATCGAGCTGACGGGCGAGGAGGTCGTGACCATCGTCGGCATCGGCGGGCGCGACCCCGAGGAGCTCATCGGCGCCGCGCTCCCGGTGCAGGCCGGCGAACTGCGCTTCGAAGCGCGGTGCCGTATCGACACGCCGACGGAAGCGGCCTACTTCCGCCACGGCGGCATCCTCCCCTACGTGCTGCGCCAGTTGGCTACACGGCCGACCTGAGCCGACGGTACGACCGCGATGTCCACAGGGCGGCGGTGACGGCCACGCCGAGGAGCCCGGCGAGCGTGAACATCATGGCGATGCCCCGGTCGGGCCCGACGCCGAACCAGCCGCCGATGGCGTCCGCTCCACCACCGTCGGTCATCAGCGGCATGAACACCACCTCGGCCAGGGGCGCCATGAGGAACGCCGTCAACGGCGAAGCGGCGTTCTCCACCAGCTGCGAGAAGCCGAAGACGCGGCCCTGCCGCTCGTAGGGGATGGCGCGCTGGAGGATGGTGTGCTCGGCGGCTTCCAGCACCGGCACCAAGGCGAGCCATACGATCATGCCGACGACGAGCATGACGATCGACGACCGCAGCGCTAACACGGAGCACGCGGCCCAGTTCACGAGGTTGCCCCGCAGCAGGACGCGCAACGGATCGGGTCCCAGCCCGTAGCGCGACACGAACAGTCCGCCTCCGATGAAGGCCAAGCTGATGAAGCCCCACAGCACGCCCCATGCCTCGACCGACACCAGGTTCAGCCCGTAGGCATCCATGAGCGCCATGAACACGCCCGCCAACAGGTTGTTGAAGGCCGTCAGGAAGATCAGCATCGACAGCCCGGGTACAGCACGGATGGCTTCCAACGCGGCATGCACGTCGACATGGCGGCGCGGCGCACCCGGGGCAACTGGTTCCGGTTCGGGTTCGTCGATGGTGATGGTGAAGAGGTGGACGAGGGCGACCACGGTGAGCCCGAGCGCCAGGTAGTACGCCCACCCCATGCCGAGCGTGCCGATGACCAGGCCGCTGAACACCGAGGTGATGGCGAAGGAGGCCCCGGTGATGGTCCCCACCATGCCGTTGGCGCGGTCACGATGCGGCTCGGGGACGAGCAGGGTCACGCACGTCGCCATCACGATGGCGCGCAAGCCGCCTGCCACCGATCCGAGCAGGGTGGTCAGGGCGAGCAACCAAAACCACGGGCCGCGGAGGCGCAGCAGCTCGTCGCGGTCGACCGTCAGGAACACCATGGTGGCCACGGTGAAGCAGGCGGCCGAGGTGGCAGTGGCCAGGACCAGCGCCTGGTGCTTGCGGTGAAAGTCGACGAACGTGCCGAAGAACGGCCCGAGGATGGCAGACGCGATGGCCGAAGCCCCGCCGATCATCCCGGTGGCCACCACCGAGCGGGTCTCCAGGTAGACCCAGAAGGTCAGGGCGAACCACAGGAACGTGCTCGTCACCCCGGCGACGAGCGTGTTCAGAAGCAACCGCCGGAACGCCGGCGGCACCACGGCGAGGACTGCTTCGGGTTCTGCGACGTCTTCGCTCATGCCTGTGCCGCTTCGGGTGCGGCGTGCTCGCGGGCGACTCCTTCGAGCCAGGCCTGCCACGCGGGCTGTTCGGCCTTGGCGTAGTCGGACGCGGCGTCGGAGAAGACGTACCCCTGTACGTGCACGCCGCTGGTCGTCTCCCCCGAGTTGAACGAGTAGAAGTTGAGCAGGCCTGGCACCGGGGATTCCATGCGCACCAGGAAGTGCCGCGGCACGACGCGCTCGACCTCGCCGAGGACGCCACGTTCGTCGACCTTGTCGCCGACGGCCTCGGCGCCGAGCTTGGCCTGCAAGGCGGCGATGGTCTCTTCGGGCGTGGCCGGGAAGTCGTCGACGCCGGCCCATATGGCGGAGGCGTGTTGGCCGGGGAAGTGGGTGAGGTAGAGGCGGAGGTTGTCGAGGATGGCACCCCAGCCGTGTGTCATCTCGTCGAAGAACTCGTTCTCCCAGTCGGCGCCGGTGCCGAAGGCGCTGGTGACCACGGTGACCACGCAGGTGCCGCCGGAGCGGGCTTCCACCAGGAACTCGGTGGCGAGTGGCGTCACGTCGGCGTCGGGGTGGCCGCTGAACTCGTCCCAGTCCTCTTCGTAGGCGAAGCGGCGGGCGGGCTCGAAGGCCGTGACCCGCCCGTTCGATGTGACGCCCGGGCCCATGTGGAAGGCCAGGGCACCGCCCTCGCGGGCGTCGAGCTCGGTGGACATCATCCACGAGGCGATGCCGTCGGCGGTGGCGATCGCTTCCCACACCTGCTCGGGGGTGCCGGGGACGACGAGGGTCAACTCGAAGCGGTGCGGGACGTTGCAGTGGTCGGTCATCGGGTCTCCTCGACGGCAGGCTTGGGATGGGCGGCGACGACGAGCCGGTGCGGGCGGCCGTGGTCGTGGTGGTAGCGGGCGACAAGGTCGAGCACGGAGGCAGTCAGCTCGTCGGCGAAGGCGGCGCGGTCGGCGGCCGAGCGGAAGCGGATCTCGGTGTCGACGGTGAAGGTGGGAAAGCGGCGGCCCGTGGCATCGGCCTTGCGGGCCAGGCTGCCGACCTCGCGCATGATGCGGCCTGCGAGGGCGATGAGGTAGCGGGCCGACATGCGGTCGGCCACGTCGTCGGGGCGGGCGCCGTCCTCGGCGATGGCGGCGGGCGAGACGACGTAACTGGCCGCCGTGGCCCGCACCAACCGCTCGGTGATGCCCCCGTGCATGCGGACCTCGGCCAGTTCCACGAGGCCGTGAGCCTCAAGGGTCTTGAGGTGGTAGTTCACCTGCTGGCGAGAAAGGTCGACGCGGGCCGCGAGGCCCGCAGCCGACGCGGGCGCGTCGGCCAGTTCGGCCAACAGCCGAGCCCGCACAGGGTCGAGCGCCGCGGCTGCCACCCCCGGGTCCTCGATAACGTCGACGTCTCGCACTACGGGCAGCTTGCCTCTTGACAACTTTTCTTGTCAAGGACGGCTGTGGACCGGCGAGGCTTGCCGCTTCTCCGACAGGGGAAGTAGCGACGTCATGCGATTCCGCCGTGACGCCAACCTCGACACCTCTCAGATCGGCGATCGCCGCGGCATGCGCGCGGGCGGGCCGGTGCTGGCTGGTGGTGGGTTGATCGGGCTGGTGTTCCTCGTCGTGAGCCTCCTGGCCGGCGGGGGCGGCGACGGCTCGGGCTTGCAGTTGGGCAGCGACGAGTCGACGTCGGACCTCTCGGCCCAGTGCCGCACGGGCGACGACGCCAACCAGCGCGACGACTGCCGCATCGTCGGCGTGGTCAACAGCGTGCAGCGCTTCTGGGAAGGCCAACTGCAGGGGTATCGCCGAGCCCGCACGGTGTTCTTCGAGGGAGCCACGCAGACGGGCTGCGGGAATGCCACGTCGGCCGTCGGCCCGTTCTACTGCCCCCTCGACCAGACCATCTACATCGACCTCGGGTTCTACGGCGACCTACGCACCCGTTTCGGTGCGCGCGGTGGGCCGTTCGCCGAGGCCTACGTCATCGCCCACGAGTACGGGCACCACGTCGAGAACCTGCTCGGCGTCCTCGATCGCGCCAAGCGGGGCGACGCGGGTGCCGAGAGCGACAGCGTCAAAGTCGAGCTCATGGCCGACTGCCTGGCGGGCATGTGGGCGCGCGGTGCGGTCGACACCGGGTACATCGAAGAGCTCACCGACGCCGACATTCGCGACGGCCTCGACGCCGCCGCCGCGGTGGGCGACGACCGCATCCAAGAGCGGGCGCAGGGGCGGGTCGATCCAGAGTCTTGGACGCACGGATCGGCCGAGCAGCGCCAGCGGTGGTTCAGCACCGGCTTCCGAACGACGAACGTGGAGCAGTGCCGAACTCTCTGACGGCAATGTGTCTGCCGCGCAAACTCGCGGCAAGGCTGTCACGGGATGCGGACGAATCCCCCGACTTGATCTGCGCGAGGCCTGCTCGTCGGGACGTCGATACCCGGCCCAGCGAGGCGCCACGACACGCGGAGGTCGCCGGGAAGGGTTTCCGGGGGGATCTCCGCCTCCATCCGGAACTCGGCCGTTTTACCCGGGTCGATTGCCTCCACGGGAGTGCAATTGAGCGCGTAGGCGTCCACCCGTGAAACCCCACGGCGACCCCCCACGCTGTTCTGGCCGAGCTCGATCACAAACGCAGGGCAGGGATCGAGGACGATTGCCACTTCCGTCGGGTTCCGCAGCATCACACGGAAATAAAGAACCTCGCCCGGCATAGCCGTAGGGGGCAGCCAGATCTCCGCCCCCAGGGATCGGGCGGGAGAGGGCATCGGGGGCGGTGCTTCGTTCAGGCGCTCGAACGACCCCAGCAAGAGGTGCGAGACGACCTCGTCGGCGGTGCACTCGGGCCGACGCGGTCGGTCAACCGGGGCACCGACGTCGCCGTCGATACCTTTCAAACGCACGACGACGCGTTGGCCCTCAAGGGGGACATTGCAACCCGGAGGGGTCCAGTCCACACGCAGGCGGGCGGGACTGCCGCGCTGAATGTCGATGCGAGAGTCCGCAGGTACCCGCGATTTCCGAGCTTCACCCCGAGACTCGACGCGAACCTCCTCGATGCCCTCGATCCGACAGGAGTCGCTCGACGCCGTTCGTAGCTCCATGAAGCCGTACACGCCGCCGCCGACCGTCTGTGCGAACCACTCGGGGAAGCGAGCCTCGAGCTCCGAGCGTTGGCAGCTACGCCTTGCCCGTTGGGGTTCGACAGGAGGCGGCTGCAGCCGCAGGGACTCCGGGGAGACACGACGACCCGTCCACGGAACACTGCCGTCGGCATGGGTGGTGGCGGCGGTCTGTGGCAGTGTCGAGGGCGACGGTGCCGTGGACCGGTCACCGGACGCGCAGGCAACAAGCAAGGCCAGGGCTCCGGCGAGCCCGACCGCTACGAGTCGTCGTTGCGCTACGACTCGTCCCCGCCGCCGCGATACACGTTCGGTGGGTCGTCGCAGAAGCGAACCTCTCCGGGCGTTTGCTCGATGTTCTCGTAAAAGCTGAGCTTCCACGGGCTGCCGTTGCGAAGAAGATTCACACTGCGCGGGCGTGGTGGGGCGAAGTCGCACTGATCCCACGGGTTCAGGTCCACCCCTGCTCTGTGTCGGCGGTGAATGCCTCCGAAGGGTAATCCGACGGTGGCTCCGAGAGGTGGTAGACCTCGCCGAGGGCGGCACCAGAGCCGGCGCCTCTGCACTGCTTCGCCGCTTTGCGGGCGCAATCGCTGTGTACAGGGCTTTGCAGACCGCTGCCTGACCTTGGGAACTCCCTGGCCAGAGGCAGTTTATCGGTGTGGTGGGGAGCGCTTGGGGAGCAAGATCGAGGCTCGTGGCGGGCGATCGCGGTGAGCAGCGGTCAATGTGGGCGCGCCGGCCGCCACCGAGCAGTACGTCGGTCGTCAGCTGCTCGCGCCGCGGGACATCCGGACCCACTGCTTGACGGCCTCGGTGTTGCGCCAGTGGGGGTAGTCCTTGGGTCGGAGCAACCCTGCACCTTCTCGGATCGCTGACTCGAGCTCCAGCCGCTCAAGCCTCTCCCGCGCCGCTTCCTCCAAGAACCGGCCTCGCCCGCGCTGGCCAACCATGGGCGTCCACTTGCTTGACCAACTCGTCATTGAAAGTCACTCGCATCTGCGACATCTGCGTCTGGGCTCGCTCGGCGTGGTCCCGACTATGCCCACTCGGTCAGCGCAGCGCGGCCTAAAAAAGCAAAACCAGGCCAGCAGCTGAGGCTACTGGCCCGCACCATTGTTGGCCCCCGACGACAGCCCACACGAGCCTGTCAAGGGGCGCCCGGCGGCTCGTGTCCGGCCTCGGCTCCGCCGCCCCTTGACCGGCTCGTACGTGCCAGCGAGGGCTGACAGTCCCACCCACGCGAGGGACGACAGACATCAAACGGAACCCGACGACGACCACGATGACGAGGCCGGAACCAGATATTCAGCAGGAGGTCGACTGAGTACTTACGTCACTTGACAGCAAGGCCGATAAAGGCTGCACACACTTTGCACAGCAAGCTGTGGCCACCCATGTCGCCGCCCGCCACGGGCTGCTGTCAGGTCGCAGCGGTCGTTACGACGACGGCGTGGCAGGCGCACCTCTCCCGAGCCCACTGCGCGTCAGTCTGCGTGAGGAAGTCGATCACGATCTCTCGTCCGCGATCGCGCCGACCGCGGCGTTCGTATGGGTGCGCTCCATGCCACCGTGATGAACCTCGGCACCGCGGGACGACCAGAGCGTTCGCTGGACGCGTCCCGAGCCCGTCAACCGCTGCAGACGCGATAGGTGCTGCCTTCCTGCTCAGCTTGCCGCGTGTAGTCGAGGCGTCATTCGGAACGGGTTGGGCGACGGTGCGTCAGGTGACCGATCTCGCCGGTGCATTCCTCCTCCGGCCCCGAGGCACGACTAGCCAAACGGAGACGAGCTTGGGACCGCGATGAGAGGCACCCGTCCCCGTCAGTCGCCGCTCTCAGC of the Acidimicrobiales bacterium genome contains:
- a CDS encoding aconitate hydratase, with protein sequence MSRTLQVGDDRYEIWPLGDVDTLPFSLKVLLENLLRNGADEDAAALAAWDPAATVDRELAFSPARILMQDFTGVPAVVDLAAMRDAVVALGGDPARINPLVPAELVIDHSISVDVAGVADAVVRNVELEFGRNVERYRFLKWGQQAFDGLLVVPPNTGICHQVNLEYLARVVFVDDAGRAYPDTLVGTDSHTTMINGLGVLGWGVGGIEAEAAMLGQAVSMLTPKVVGFRLHGELREGATATDLVLTVTELLRRHGVVGKFVEFYGPGVGAVPVENRATIGNMSPEYGSTCAIFPIDDETLRYLRFTGRDEQRVALVEAYAKEQGLWHEPDREPRYSEHIELDLGTVVPSIAGPSRPQDRVALDEAKARFREALGAFLGVEADTPEHASALSFPASDPPAAMGGVTGTGEPDNGEPPHGNGVVPDDGHEVTLADGTTYRIDHGKVVIAAITSCTNTSNPYVMVAAGLLAKKAVERGIDRKPWVKASLAPGSRVVTDYFERAGLTPYLDKLGFNLVGYGCTTCIGNSGPLAPELSQAIADADLSVAAVLSGNRNFEGRINPDVRMNYLASPPLVVAYALAGTMDWDPYAEAFPGTDVFLRDVWPTSAEVEEVVRAAVDTEMYRQRYATVLEGDERWRSLDVATGERFEWDPESTYVRLPPYFDDMPVEPVAPGDIDGARVLALLGDSITTDHISPAGSIRRDGPAAAWLQAHGVPVEEFNSFGSRRGNHEVMLRGTFGNIRLRNRLAPGTEGGVTRHLPSGEQLSIYDAAERYRAEGVPLVVVAGTEYGSGSSRDWAAKGTALLGVRAVLARSFERIHRSNLVGMGVLPLELPADIELTGEEVVTIVGIGGRDPEELIGAALPVQAGELRFEARCRIDTPTEAAYFRHGGILPYVLRQLATRPT
- a CDS encoding MFS transporter codes for the protein MSEDVAEPEAVLAVVPPAFRRLLLNTLVAGVTSTFLWFALTFWVYLETRSVVATGMIGGASAIASAILGPFFGTFVDFHRKHQALVLATATSAACFTVATMVFLTVDRDELLRLRGPWFWLLALTTLLGSVAGGLRAIVMATCVTLLVPEPHRDRANGMVGTITGASFAITSVFSGLVIGTLGMGWAYYLALGLTVVALVHLFTITIDEPEPEPVAPGAPRRHVDVHAALEAIRAVPGLSMLIFLTAFNNLLAGVFMALMDAYGLNLVSVEAWGVLWGFISLAFIGGGLFVSRYGLGPDPLRVLLRGNLVNWAACSVLALRSSIVMLVVGMIVWLALVPVLEAAEHTILQRAIPYERQGRVFGFSQLVENAASPLTAFLMAPLAEVVFMPLMTDGGGADAIGGWFGVGPDRGIAMMFTLAGLLGVAVTAALWTSRSYRRLRSAV
- a CDS encoding helix-turn-helix domain-containing protein — encoded protein: MRDVDVIEDPGVAAAALDPVRARLLAELADAPASAAGLAARVDLSRQQVNYHLKTLEAHGLVELAEVRMHGGITERLVRATAASYVVSPAAIAEDGARPDDVADRMSARYLIALAGRIMREVGSLARKADATGRRFPTFTVDTEIRFRSAADRAAFADELTASVLDLVARYHHDHGRPHRLVVAAHPKPAVEETR
- a CDS encoding SRPBCC domain-containing protein; this encodes MTDHCNVPHRFELTLVVPGTPEQVWEAIATADGIASWMMSTELDAREGGALAFHMGPGVTSNGRVTAFEPARRFAYEEDWDEFSGHPDADVTPLATEFLVEARSGGTCVVTVVTSAFGTGADWENEFFDEMTHGWGAILDNLRLYLTHFPGQHASAIWAGVDDFPATPEETIAALQAKLGAEAVGDKVDERGVLGEVERVVPRHFLVRMESPVPGLLNFYSFNSGETTSGVHVQGYVFSDAASDYAKAEQPAWQAWLEGVAREHAAPEAAQA
- a CDS encoding neutral zinc metallopeptidase codes for the protein MRFRRDANLDTSQIGDRRGMRAGGPVLAGGGLIGLVFLVVSLLAGGGGDGSGLQLGSDESTSDLSAQCRTGDDANQRDDCRIVGVVNSVQRFWEGQLQGYRRARTVFFEGATQTGCGNATSAVGPFYCPLDQTIYIDLGFYGDLRTRFGARGGPFAEAYVIAHEYGHHVENLLGVLDRAKRGDAGAESDSVKVELMADCLAGMWARGAVDTGYIEELTDADIRDGLDAAAAVGDDRIQERAQGRVDPESWTHGSAEQRQRWFSTGFRTTNVEQCRTL